In Erigeron canadensis isolate Cc75 chromosome 1, C_canadensis_v1, whole genome shotgun sequence, a single window of DNA contains:
- the LOC122585121 gene encoding nuclear transcription factor Y subunit A-10-like isoform X1 — protein MKTCSNNLRMNSVYYKEHDDGIASHQVGSLSSGPGPWWSGLVTQPTFEDSVGRVKSSSMENCGEQLMPIAPKPSPRATDQKGNMTTHFNVFSGESKNSSNAQKSLQFQAAFTIQSSPQEYGGHLELGFSQPAVICGNYPLGDQYYGMLSAYGPQIAGRVMLPLNLSSDDGPVFVNAKQYHGIIRRRRSRAKAEMARKVTKSRKPYLHLSRHLHAKRRPRGCGGRFLNTKEMENVKVGNLDSKLTEHPTGSQRSEVVQSDQETNGSRIHMPVSEVTSTFSMGDLNHFPIGNLSGVSISDMMMSGNAIHGFGMHNKWVAAAGGGDNRCNLAV, from the exons ATGAAAACTTGCAGCAACAATTTGAGAATGAATTCTGTGTATTACAAAGAACATGATGATGGAATTGCGTCACATCAGGTGGGTTCACTGTCATCTGGGCCTGGACCGTGGTGGAGTGGACTTGTGACTCAACCCACTTTTGAAGATTCCGTCGGCCGAGTTAAGTCTTCATCAATGGAAAACTGTGGAGAACAACTCATGCCTATTGCCCCTAAACCGTCGCCTCGTGCCACTGATCAGAAAGGGAATATGACGACTCATTTCAATGTCTTTTCTG GTGAGTCTAAGAATTCATCAAATGCGCAAAAGTCATTGCAATTTCAGGCTGCTTTTACTATACAATCTTCTCCACAAGAGTATGGGGGTCATCTTGAGCTAGGATTTAGTCAGCCGGCTGTG ATATGTGGCAATTATCCTTTGGGCGATCAGTATTATGGCATGCTCTCTGCTTATGGACCTCAAATCGCG GGCCGGGTTATGCTGCCTTTGAACTTGAGTTCTGATGACGGACCTGTATTTGTGAACGCAAAGCAGTATCATGGAATAATTAGGCGCAGGCGATCGCGTGCTAAGGCAGAAATGGCGAGAAAGGTTACAAAAAGCCGTAAG CCATATCTGCACCTGTCGCGCCATCTCCACGCCAAACGCAGGCCAAGAGGCTGTGGGGGGCGGTTTTTAAACACAAAAGAAATGGAAAATGTTAAAGTTGGAAACCTGGATTCGAAGCTGACTGAACATCCAACAGGCTCTCAGAGATCTGAGGTAGTGCAGTCAGATCAGGAAACAAATGGTAGCAGGATCCACATGCCGGTATCAGAGGTGACAAGCACGTTTTCAATGGGAGACCTCAATCACTTCCCTATTGGGAATCTGTCAGGTGTTTCTATTTCTGACATGATGATGTCTGGTAATGCCATTCATGGGTTTGGCATGCACAACAAATGGGTTGCAGCGGCTGGTGGCGGTGATAACCGTTGTAACCTGGCAGTTTGA
- the LOC122585121 gene encoding nuclear transcription factor Y subunit A-10-like isoform X2 has product MNSVYYKEHDDGIASHQVGSLSSGPGPWWSGLVTQPTFEDSVGRVKSSSMENCGEQLMPIAPKPSPRATDQKGNMTTHFNVFSGESKNSSNAQKSLQFQAAFTIQSSPQEYGGHLELGFSQPAVICGNYPLGDQYYGMLSAYGPQIAGRVMLPLNLSSDDGPVFVNAKQYHGIIRRRRSRAKAEMARKVTKSRKPYLHLSRHLHAKRRPRGCGGRFLNTKEMENVKVGNLDSKLTEHPTGSQRSEVVQSDQETNGSRIHMPVSEVTSTFSMGDLNHFPIGNLSGVSISDMMMSGNAIHGFGMHNKWVAAAGGGDNRCNLAV; this is encoded by the exons ATGAATTCTGTGTATTACAAAGAACATGATGATGGAATTGCGTCACATCAGGTGGGTTCACTGTCATCTGGGCCTGGACCGTGGTGGAGTGGACTTGTGACTCAACCCACTTTTGAAGATTCCGTCGGCCGAGTTAAGTCTTCATCAATGGAAAACTGTGGAGAACAACTCATGCCTATTGCCCCTAAACCGTCGCCTCGTGCCACTGATCAGAAAGGGAATATGACGACTCATTTCAATGTCTTTTCTG GTGAGTCTAAGAATTCATCAAATGCGCAAAAGTCATTGCAATTTCAGGCTGCTTTTACTATACAATCTTCTCCACAAGAGTATGGGGGTCATCTTGAGCTAGGATTTAGTCAGCCGGCTGTG ATATGTGGCAATTATCCTTTGGGCGATCAGTATTATGGCATGCTCTCTGCTTATGGACCTCAAATCGCG GGCCGGGTTATGCTGCCTTTGAACTTGAGTTCTGATGACGGACCTGTATTTGTGAACGCAAAGCAGTATCATGGAATAATTAGGCGCAGGCGATCGCGTGCTAAGGCAGAAATGGCGAGAAAGGTTACAAAAAGCCGTAAG CCATATCTGCACCTGTCGCGCCATCTCCACGCCAAACGCAGGCCAAGAGGCTGTGGGGGGCGGTTTTTAAACACAAAAGAAATGGAAAATGTTAAAGTTGGAAACCTGGATTCGAAGCTGACTGAACATCCAACAGGCTCTCAGAGATCTGAGGTAGTGCAGTCAGATCAGGAAACAAATGGTAGCAGGATCCACATGCCGGTATCAGAGGTGACAAGCACGTTTTCAATGGGAGACCTCAATCACTTCCCTATTGGGAATCTGTCAGGTGTTTCTATTTCTGACATGATGATGTCTGGTAATGCCATTCATGGGTTTGGCATGCACAACAAATGGGTTGCAGCGGCTGGTGGCGGTGATAACCGTTGTAACCTGGCAGTTTGA
- the LOC122581486 gene encoding putative deoxyribonuclease TATDN1 isoform X1, with product MATVRMIDIAVNFTDSMFKGVYNGKQCHLPDIAAVLTRAWTAGVDRIIVTGGSLEESKEALAIAETDARLFCTVGVHPTRCNEFDESGDPEKHFQELLSLAREGVEKGKVVAIGECGLDYDRTHFCSPEIQKKYFEKQFELAHIMKLPMFLHMRAAAGDFCDILEQNKHRFCGGVAHSFTGTPEDRDKLLAFSNLFIGINGCSLKTSENLDALKGIPVDRMMIETDSPYCEIKNTHAGKNFIKSTWPSKKKEKYDQDSVVKGRNEPCLVRQVLEVVGGCKGIDDINQLSKTLYHNTCRVFFPHDLDAAADAILSGVQTSK from the exons ATGGCAACAGTTAGAATGATAG ATATTGCTGTTAATTTCACAG ATAGCATGTTCAAGGGTGTGTATAATGGTAAGCAATGCCATTTACCTGATATTGCAGCTGTTTTAACTAGGGCTTGGACCGCAGGCGTTGATCGAATTATC GTCACAGGTGGATCACTTGAGGAGTCCAAGGAAGCTTTAGCTATTGCAGAAACTGATG CAAGACTATTTTGTACGGTTGGAGTGCACCCAACACGATGCAAT GAGTTCGATGAGAGTGGGGATCCAGAAAAGCATTTTCAGGAACTCTTGTCACTGGCTAGAGAGGGAGTTGAAAAAGGGAAG GTAGTGGCCATTGGTGAATGTGGATTGGATTATGACAGAACTCACTTTTGTTCACCGGAGATTCAAAAGAA ATACTTTGAAAAGCAGTTTGAATTAGCACATATCATGAAGCTTCCAATGTTTCTTCATATGCGAGCAGCTGCTGGGGATTTCTGTGACATTCTTGAGCAAAACAAGCACAG GTTCTGTGGTGGAGTTGCACACTCATTTACTGGCACACCTGAAGACCGTGACAAGCTTCTCGCATTTAGTAATCTCTTTATAG GGATTAATGGTTGCTCTTTGAAAACTTCTGAAAATCTTGATGCTCTTAAAGGTATCCCAGTCGATAGAATGATGATTGAGACAGATTCTCCCTACTGTGAGATCAAAAACACGCATGCTGGGAAGAACTTTATAAAGTCCACTTGGCCTTCTAAGAAGAAAGAGAAGTATGACCAGGATTCTGTAGTCAAAGGTCGAAATGAACCTTGTTTAGTTCG GCAAGTACTTGAGGTTGTTGGCGGTTGTAAAGGCATTGATGATATAAACCAACTCAGCAAAACCCTGTACCACAACACATGCAG GGTTTTTTTTCCTCATGACTTGGATGCTGCAGCAGATGCTATTCTTTCTGGTGTTCAGACTTCCAAGTAA
- the LOC122581486 gene encoding putative deoxyribonuclease TATDN1 isoform X2, giving the protein MVSRSRLFCTVGVHPTRCNEFDESGDPEKHFQELLSLAREGVEKGKVVAIGECGLDYDRTHFCSPEIQKKYFEKQFELAHIMKLPMFLHMRAAAGDFCDILEQNKHRFCGGVAHSFTGTPEDRDKLLAFSNLFIGINGCSLKTSENLDALKGIPVDRMMIETDSPYCEIKNTHAGKNFIKSTWPSKKKEKYDQDSVVKGRNEPCLVRQVLEVVGGCKGIDDINQLSKTLYHNTCRVFFPHDLDAAADAILSGVQTSK; this is encoded by the exons ATGGTTAGTCGAT CAAGACTATTTTGTACGGTTGGAGTGCACCCAACACGATGCAAT GAGTTCGATGAGAGTGGGGATCCAGAAAAGCATTTTCAGGAACTCTTGTCACTGGCTAGAGAGGGAGTTGAAAAAGGGAAG GTAGTGGCCATTGGTGAATGTGGATTGGATTATGACAGAACTCACTTTTGTTCACCGGAGATTCAAAAGAA ATACTTTGAAAAGCAGTTTGAATTAGCACATATCATGAAGCTTCCAATGTTTCTTCATATGCGAGCAGCTGCTGGGGATTTCTGTGACATTCTTGAGCAAAACAAGCACAG GTTCTGTGGTGGAGTTGCACACTCATTTACTGGCACACCTGAAGACCGTGACAAGCTTCTCGCATTTAGTAATCTCTTTATAG GGATTAATGGTTGCTCTTTGAAAACTTCTGAAAATCTTGATGCTCTTAAAGGTATCCCAGTCGATAGAATGATGATTGAGACAGATTCTCCCTACTGTGAGATCAAAAACACGCATGCTGGGAAGAACTTTATAAAGTCCACTTGGCCTTCTAAGAAGAAAGAGAAGTATGACCAGGATTCTGTAGTCAAAGGTCGAAATGAACCTTGTTTAGTTCG GCAAGTACTTGAGGTTGTTGGCGGTTGTAAAGGCATTGATGATATAAACCAACTCAGCAAAACCCTGTACCACAACACATGCAG GGTTTTTTTTCCTCATGACTTGGATGCTGCAGCAGATGCTATTCTTTCTGGTGTTCAGACTTCCAAGTAA
- the LOC122595438 gene encoding uncharacterized protein LOC122595438 — protein sequence MAEQTIVKGAERNKRPWTVEEDAKLIDALMELHVSGKYSGADNGFKPGYLKAVQSLLDVSLPNAGLKADPHIKSRMKTLKSNFSTVHDMLVGTNTSGFGWNSKTCCIDAEDQVWDEYIKYHKTAAYFRGKPLPFYEKLCSIFGKDRATGSRAEDLGDEDIGDEAQETPTAVDLEVPMSGGDPSSTGSKRKRSKSDDFGETFKECSSNLTEKMEHSLGMLGDKLVASADQANQDIANDILDDVITEIQNLQGITTHQRLRGMHVIRRNASKARIFLRSSEGDRITYIQMLGDGPLD from the exons ATGGCTGAACAAACTATAGTTAAAGGTGCTGAAAGGAACAAAAGACCTTGGACAGTAGAGGAAGATGCAAAGCTGATTGATGCACTTATGGAGTTACATGTATCTGGAAAGTATTCAGGGGCTGATAATGGCTTCAAGCCGGGATATCTTAAAGCTGTACAAAGCCTGTTGGATGTATCTCTTCCTAATGCGGGATTAAAGGCAGACCCTCATATTAAGTCAAGGATGAAGACGTTGAAGTCAAATTTCAGCACTGTGCACGACATGTTAGTCGGCACCAACACAAGTGGCTTCGGTTGGAATTCCAAAACATGTTGTATTGATGCGGAAGACCAAGTCTGGGATGAATATATCAAG TACCACAAAACTGCTGCTTATTTTCGAGGCAAGCCTTTACCATTCTATGAGAAACTTTGTAGCATCTTTGGCAAAGATAGAGCTACGGGATCTCGTGCTGAGGATCTTGGAGATGAAGATATTGGAGATGAGGCACAAGAGACTCCCACTGCAGTTGATTTGGAAGTTCCCATGTCTGGTGGAGATCCAAGTAGCACCGGTAGTAAGCGAAAAAGAAGCAAAAGTGACGACTTTGGTGAAACTTTTAAGGAATGTTCGAGTAACTTGACAGAAAAAATGGAACATTCTTTAGGTATGTTGGGTGACAAACTTGTTGCTAGTGCTGATCAAGCTAATCAAGATATTGCTAATGATATATTGGACGATGTTATTACCGAGATACAAAACTTACAAGGCATTACTACACATCAACGTCTTAGGGGGATGCATGTTATCCGTCGTAATGCAAGTAAAGCTCGTATATTTCTTAGGTCTTCTGAAGGAGATAGGATTACCTATATTCAGATGCTCGGGGATGGGCCTCTTGACTAG